The Elaeis guineensis isolate ETL-2024a chromosome 13, EG11, whole genome shotgun sequence genome includes a region encoding these proteins:
- the LOC105056399 gene encoding U-box domain-containing protein 21, giving the protein MASKWRTKKADLKTNLAKRRPDIAELSIPTHFRCPISLDLMKDPVTVATGITYDRQSIETWLDMENMTCPVTNQELNVEDLIPNHSIRKMIQDWCVANHSYGIERIPTPKIPVTAAQASEILSGIATASRKGETTKCRELVVKVKAFAKESERNRRCFMSKGACRALAASFSAFASGPSENSTAGVLEDILSALAFMLPLDEEAAWHIGSPESLNSMVSILKGGDLAGRLSAVLVVKELVSANREWVEVMAKTEGLIEAMVQLIKEPIFPQATKASLVATFYMVNSDERTASRFVDLGLVPVLLDILVDTEKSMCEKALAVLSGLLSCEEGREKAYEHALTMPVLVKKMFRVSDMATEFVVSALWKLCKNYKEEEEEGERRGGCLVEALQVGAFQKLLLLLQVGCGGSTKEKATDLLKLLNGYTSRAECIDTMDFRGLKRPS; this is encoded by the coding sequence ATGGCTTCTAAATGGAGGACAAAGAAGGCTGACCTAAAGACTAATTTAGCTAAGAGGAGGCCGGACATTGCTGAGTTGTCGATCCCGACCCACTTCCGATGCCCGATTTCTCTCGACCTCATGAAGGACCCGGTGACGGTGGCGACGGGGATCACCTACGACCGTCAGAGCATCGAGACATGGCTCGACATGGAAAACATGACATGCCCGGTTACGAATCAGGAGCTCAACGTCGAGGACCTCATACCGAACCATTCGATTCGGAAGATGATACAGGATTGGTGTGTGGCAAACCATTCCTATGGGATTGAAAGGATACCCACACCCAAGATCCCTGTGACCGCAGCCCAGGCCTCGGAGATCCTATCGGGGATCGCCACGGCCAGCCGGAAAGGGGAGACGACGAAGTGCCGTGAATTGGTGGTGAAGGTCAAAGCCTTTGCCAAGGAGAGTGAGAGGAACCGGAGATGCTTCATGTCTAAAGGTGCTTGTCGTGCCTTGGCTGCCTCATTCAGCGCTTTTGCTAGTGGTCCCTCGGAGAATTCGACGGCCGGAGTTCTGGAAGATATCTTATCAGCATTGGCCTTCATGCTTCCACTAGATGAGGAAGCCGCTTGGCATATCGGGTCGCCGGAGTCTCTAAATTCGATGGTGTCGATCTTGAAAGGTGGCGACTTGGCCGGAAGGCTTAGTGCAGTCTTGGTGGTGAAGGAGCTTGTTTCAGCCAACAGAGAGTGGGTGGAGGTCATGGCCAAGACCGAGGGGCTAATTGAAGCAATGGTCCAGCTGATCAAAGAGCCCATCTTTCCTCAGGCCACAAAGGCCTCCCTGGTGGCCACCTTCTACATGGTGAACTCCGACGAGAGGACGGCGTCGAGGTTCGTGGACTTGGGTTTGGTCCCTGTGCTCCTAGATATCCTTGTCGACACCGAAAAAAGCATGTGTGAGAAGGCATTGGCCGTGCTCAGTGGTCTCTTGAGCTGCGAGGAGGGTAGGGAGAAGGCCTACGAGCATGCCCTGACGATGCCGGTGTTGGTTAAGAAGATGTTTCGGGTCTCCGACATGGCGACCGAGTTCGTGGTCTCAGCCCTGTGGAAGCTCTGCAAGAACTacaaggaagaagaggaggagggagaaaggaGAGGTGGGTGTTTGGTGGAGGCTCTACAAGTAGGGGCCTTTCAGAAGCTCTTACTTCTCTTGCAGGTAGGATGTGGTGGCTCAACCAAGGAGAAGGCCACTGATCTCCTCAAATTATTGAATGGTTATACGAGTAGGGCTGAGTGCATTGATACCATGGATTTTAGGGGGCTGAAGAGGCCCTCTTGA